The Piliocolobus tephrosceles isolate RC106 chromosome 2, ASM277652v3, whole genome shotgun sequence genome window below encodes:
- the LOC111545153 gene encoding LOW QUALITY PROTEIN: olfactory receptor 5AC1-like (The sequence of the model RefSeq protein was modified relative to this genomic sequence to represent the inferred CDS: deleted 1 base in 1 codon), which yields MAEENKTLVTHFVLTGLTDRPGLQVLLFLVFLVIYLITRVGSLGLMALIWKNPHLHTLMYLFLGSLAFASACTLSPVTPKMLINFLSKNPMLSLAECATQFYLFGSNATTECFLLVVMAYDRYVAIYNPLLYPVVMSNSLCTQFIGVSYFIGFLHSVIHVGLLFRLTFRRSTIIHYFYCEILQLCKISCTNPTVNILLIFIFSAFIQVFTFMTLIVSYSYILSAILKKKSEKGRSKAFSTCSAYLLSFSLFYGTLFFIYVGPRSGLTADQDKMYSLFYTIIIPLLNPFMYSLRNKEVIDAPRRITKKQIIVRQLSNCFFFIFC from the exons ATGGCTGAAGAAAATAAGACTCTGGTGACTCACTTTGTCCTCACGGGGCTTACAGATCGTCCAGGGCTGCAGGTGCTCCTGTTCCTGGTGTTCCTGGTGATCTACCTCATCACCCGGGTGGGCAGCCTTGGCCTGATGGCTCTCATCTGGAAGAAC CCCCACCTTCACACCCTCATGTACTTATTTCTTGGCAGTTTAGCCTTTGCAAGTGCATGCACTTTATCCCCTGTGACTCCTAAGATGCTTATCAACTTTTTATCAAAGAATCCTATGCTATCCCTGGCTGAGTGTGCCACCCAATTTTACCTTTTTGGTTCCAATGCAACCACAGAATGCTTCCTGCTGGTAGTGATGGCCTATGACCGCTATGTAGCCATATACAATCCCTTGCTTTATCCAGTGGTGATGTCCAATAGCCTCTGTACTCAGTTTATAggtgtttcatattttattggttttctgCATTCAGTGATTCATGTGGGTTTGTTATTTAGATTAACTTTCCGCAGGTCCACTATTATACATTATTTCTACTGTGAAATTTTACAGCTGTGCAAAATTTCTTGCACCAACCCTACAGTTAATATACTTCTGATTTTCATCTTTTCAGCATTTATACAAGTCTTCACTTTTATGACTCTTATCGTCTCTTACTCCTATATTCTCTCTgccatcctgaaaaagaagtctGAGAAGGGTAGAAGCAAAGCCTTCTCCACTTGCAGTGCTTAtctgctctctttctctttgttctacGGCACTCTCTTCTTCATTTATGTAGGTCCTAGGTCTGGATTGACTGCAGATCAGGacaaaatgtattctttattttacaCAATAATAATTCCTTTACTAAATCCTTTTATGTACAGCCTAAGAAACAAAGAGGTTATAGATGCCCCGAGAAGAATCACGAAGAAACAAATAATTGTCAGACAACTTTCAAActgtttcttctttatattctGCTGA